In Amycolatopsis endophytica, the following are encoded in one genomic region:
- a CDS encoding response regulator, with protein sequence MTVRVLLLDDEELVRGGLRLILESDPDIEVVAEAGDGTGVLDLVSRHRPDVVLTDIQMPHVDGLQVTAKVTALPDAPVVVVLTTFDLDEYVHTALRSGAAGFLLKDIPPRELVHAVHVVARGEAMISPKVTKRLLTHFTRGSAEALDRVGTLTDRERDVALAVGRGLSNSRIAAELYLSESTVKVHLGHAMAKLGAGNRTQVAIAVHDAGLV encoded by the coding sequence GTGACGGTACGGGTTCTCCTGCTGGACGACGAGGAACTCGTGCGGGGCGGGCTGCGACTCATCCTCGAGTCCGATCCGGACATCGAGGTGGTCGCCGAGGCGGGCGACGGGACGGGTGTGCTGGACCTGGTGTCCCGGCACCGGCCCGACGTCGTGCTCACCGACATCCAGATGCCGCACGTCGACGGGCTCCAGGTGACGGCGAAGGTGACCGCGTTGCCCGACGCCCCGGTGGTGGTCGTGCTGACCACGTTCGACCTCGACGAGTACGTGCACACCGCGCTGCGCTCGGGCGCCGCCGGGTTCCTGCTCAAGGACATCCCGCCGCGCGAGCTGGTGCACGCCGTGCACGTGGTCGCCAGGGGCGAGGCGATGATCTCGCCGAAGGTGACCAAACGCCTGCTGACCCACTTCACGCGCGGCAGCGCGGAGGCACTCGACCGGGTCGGCACGCTGACCGACCGGGAACGCGACGTCGCACTGGCCGTCGGGCGGGGGCTGAGCAACAGCCGGATCGCGGCCGAGCTGTACCTGAGCGAGTCGACCGTGAAGGTGCACCTGGGTCACGCGATGGCGAAGCTGGGCGCGGGCAACCGCACCCAGGTCGCGATCGCCGTGCACGACGCCGGGCTGGTGTGA
- a CDS encoding EamA family transporter, translating into MPTRDRLLALFVVVLWGLNFIAMHPMLEHFPPLFAGALRFAVIAIPTILFIPRPKVPLRWLIGFGLGFGTGQFAFLFLALTHGMPTGLASLVLQASAPLTVLLGGVFLREPLSARQLTGILAAVAGMGVIAWHRAENAVLFPVVLTLLGALCWASGNICSRKALQHDSAPNPVHFTLWMSVVPPIPMFALSTIFEGPSTQWQSLATLGTADGLAGLAGFAYVVLIGTVLGSSIWTVLMRRNPANVVAPFSLLVPVVGMTSAFLLLDETPALVEVLAGVVVVAGVLFGSLPRRQRSAGALSTELVSS; encoded by the coding sequence GTGCCGACTCGCGACCGTCTCCTCGCTCTGTTCGTCGTCGTCCTGTGGGGCCTCAACTTCATCGCGATGCACCCGATGCTCGAACACTTCCCGCCGCTGTTCGCCGGGGCGCTGCGCTTCGCCGTGATCGCGATTCCCACGATCCTGTTCATCCCGCGTCCGAAGGTGCCGCTGCGCTGGCTGATCGGCTTCGGGCTCGGCTTCGGCACCGGCCAGTTCGCGTTCCTGTTCCTCGCACTGACCCACGGGATGCCGACCGGGCTGGCGTCGCTGGTGCTGCAGGCGTCCGCGCCGCTCACCGTCCTGCTCGGCGGGGTCTTCCTGCGCGAACCACTGTCGGCACGACAACTCACCGGCATCCTCGCCGCGGTCGCCGGGATGGGCGTGATCGCCTGGCACCGCGCCGAAAACGCCGTCCTGTTCCCCGTCGTGCTGACCCTGCTCGGCGCGTTGTGCTGGGCGTCGGGCAACATCTGCTCCCGCAAGGCGCTCCAGCACGACAGCGCCCCCAACCCGGTCCACTTCACGCTGTGGATGTCGGTGGTGCCGCCGATCCCGATGTTCGCGCTGTCGACGATCTTCGAGGGCCCGTCCACGCAGTGGCAGTCGCTGGCCACGCTCGGCACCGCGGACGGACTGGCCGGGCTCGCCGGGTTCGCCTACGTCGTGCTCATCGGCACGGTACTGGGGTCGAGCATCTGGACCGTCCTGATGCGGCGCAACCCGGCCAACGTCGTCGCGCCGTTCTCGCTGCTGGTGCCGGTCGTCGGCATGACCTCGGCGTTCCTGCTGCTGGACGAGACACCGGCGCTGGTCGAGGTGCTGGCCGGGGTGGTCGTGGTCGCCGGGGTGCTGTTCGGTTCGCTGCCGAGGCGTCAGCGCTCGGCCGGCGCGCTCTCCACCGAACTCGTCTCGTCGTGA
- a CDS encoding S1 family peptidase translates to MTHRITALALACGIALVTAAPARAVSGGTEVPDPAAAPWMATVAFPGDEPLNRRAFCGGTLIAPDRVLTAGHCADGKDAGRVEVYLGAADTTKVTGPGLPVRGVATHPGFELIPSPDLPDDPAASAVDDDAAVLVLEHPVFDVAPVKLARSGPAPGTPAAVFGHGLTRTPAQPGDTDVLRRGSFTTIDDATCSTELGGVLEEESMLCARGDTPETTVCPGDSGGPLMLDGTVQAGITSFAGEVRGLACGQPAPAAFTDVSRVREWALSPRLAVAPVPLGPSVVRGEAAAGRTVTCEPPAWRGRPDSVTYEWYRQHVDDGFVFYTPIDGAVDSTFTVTADLAGSAVACRATATSAGGHATAMSDAVTVAS, encoded by the coding sequence ATGACGCATCGCATCACCGCGCTCGCCCTGGCCTGCGGAATCGCCCTGGTCACGGCCGCTCCGGCACGGGCCGTCAGCGGCGGCACCGAGGTGCCGGACCCGGCCGCGGCGCCGTGGATGGCCACCGTCGCCTTCCCCGGCGACGAGCCGTTGAACCGGCGCGCGTTCTGCGGAGGCACGCTGATCGCACCGGACCGGGTGCTGACCGCCGGGCACTGCGCCGACGGCAAGGACGCCGGCCGCGTCGAGGTGTACCTGGGAGCCGCCGACACCACGAAGGTGACCGGTCCCGGACTGCCGGTCCGCGGCGTCGCGACCCATCCCGGGTTTGAGCTGATCCCGTCACCCGATCTGCCGGACGATCCGGCCGCCTCCGCTGTCGACGACGACGCCGCCGTACTCGTGCTGGAGCACCCCGTCTTCGACGTTGCGCCGGTCAAGCTGGCCAGGAGCGGCCCCGCGCCGGGCACTCCCGCCGCGGTCTTCGGTCACGGGCTGACCCGCACGCCCGCCCAGCCGGGTGACACCGACGTGCTGCGGCGCGGCTCGTTCACCACCATCGACGATGCCACCTGCTCCACCGAGCTGGGCGGCGTCCTGGAGGAGGAGTCGATGCTGTGCGCCCGCGGGGACACGCCGGAGACGACGGTGTGCCCCGGCGACTCCGGTGGCCCGCTGATGCTCGACGGCACCGTGCAGGCCGGGATCACGAGTTTCGCGGGCGAGGTGCGGGGTCTGGCGTGTGGACAGCCCGCGCCCGCGGCGTTCACGGACGTGAGCCGGGTGCGGGAGTGGGCGCTGTCGCCCCGGCTCGCCGTCGCGCCGGTGCCGCTCGGCCCGTCCGTCGTGCGTGGCGAAGCCGCGGCCGGCCGCACGGTGACCTGCGAGCCGCCCGCATGGCGCGGGCGCCCGGACTCGGTGACCTACGAGTGGTACCGGCAGCACGTCGACGACGGGTTCGTCTTCTACACGCCGATCGACGGTGCCGTCGACAGCACGTTCACGGTGACCGCCGACCTGGCCGGGAGCGCGGTGGCCTGCCGGGCCACGGCGACTTCGGCGGGCGGCCACGCCACCGCCATGTCCGACGCGGTCACGGTCGCGTCCTGA
- a CDS encoding sensor histidine kinase, which translates to MAPIVRWAGGPRSLVFDVAVAAFFAWLAIAKVSAPIAWPPAVAVAVFGALLARRRYPLAAVVVVGAALVAGASPLPLVVAVYTLASRRGPVWPTAAGAVVAVAAFLIPAEIRWSDDWPYVLLAAGMFLLVPLLAGLWVHQRAKLLTALRERAEQAERERDLLTERAVVAERRRIAGEMHDVVAHRVSVIAVQAGALTVICADEQAAAAAEVIRQNSTAALTELREVLRVLRDGAADVHPPTGLDGLPALVDDARSAGTRAELNLPDPVPEVAVPVARAAYRVVQEALTNIGKHAPGARARVAVAVRGDELAVEVADDGSGARPPAHELPSSGFGLVGMRERVGLAGGTVHTGRSGDGFLVRAVFPLVRDEEDG; encoded by the coding sequence ATGGCACCGATCGTCCGCTGGGCAGGCGGACCGCGTTCGCTGGTCTTCGACGTCGCGGTGGCCGCGTTCTTCGCCTGGCTCGCGATCGCCAAGGTGAGCGCGCCGATCGCCTGGCCGCCCGCCGTCGCGGTCGCCGTGTTCGGTGCGCTGCTGGCCCGGCGCCGGTACCCGCTGGCCGCGGTCGTGGTCGTCGGTGCGGCGCTGGTGGCCGGCGCCAGCCCGCTGCCGCTCGTCGTCGCCGTCTACACGCTGGCCTCGCGCCGCGGGCCCGTCTGGCCGACCGCGGCCGGTGCCGTCGTCGCGGTCGCCGCGTTCCTGATCCCGGCCGAGATCCGCTGGAGCGACGACTGGCCGTACGTGCTGCTGGCCGCGGGCATGTTCCTGCTGGTCCCGCTGCTGGCCGGGCTCTGGGTGCACCAGCGGGCCAAGCTGCTCACGGCCCTGCGCGAGCGTGCGGAGCAGGCCGAGCGGGAGCGCGACCTGCTGACCGAGCGTGCGGTGGTGGCCGAGCGGCGCCGCATCGCGGGCGAGATGCACGACGTGGTGGCGCACCGCGTCAGCGTCATCGCGGTGCAGGCGGGCGCGCTGACCGTGATCTGTGCGGACGAGCAGGCCGCCGCCGCGGCGGAGGTGATCCGCCAGAACAGCACGGCGGCGCTGACCGAACTGCGTGAGGTGCTGCGTGTGCTGCGGGACGGTGCGGCGGACGTGCATCCGCCGACCGGCTTGGACGGCCTGCCCGCGCTGGTCGACGACGCGCGGTCGGCGGGCACGCGTGCCGAGCTGAACCTGCCCGATCCGGTGCCGGAGGTGGCGGTTCCGGTCGCCCGCGCGGCCTACCGGGTGGTGCAGGAGGCACTGACGAACATCGGCAAGCACGCACCGGGGGCGCGGGCGCGGGTCGCCGTCGCGGTGCGCGGGGACGAGCTGGCCGTCGAGGTCGCCGACGACGGGTCCGGTGCGCGCCCGCCCGCGCACGAGCTGCCGAGTTCCGGTTTCGGACTGGTGGGGATGCGGGAACGGGTCGGCCTCGCCGGCGGTACCGTCCACACCGGCCGGTCCGGGGACGGTTTCCTCGTGCGGGCCGTGTTTCCGCTCGTGAGGGACGAGGAGGACGGGTGA
- the leuA gene encoding 2-isopropylmalate synthase translates to MTTPEPISNRVRTPSRPAPADQPAWNPQRGSSLPVHRYQPWYKLVEDIRLPDRTWPDKHIERAPLWCAVDLRDGNQALIDPMSPARKRKFFELLVRMGYKEIEVGFPAASQTDFDFVREIIEDGAIPEDVRIQVLTQCRPELIERTFQSLEGAPRAIVHIYNSTSILQRRVVFREEREGIKKIALQAADLVVEYAQKYSDTDFRFQYSPESYTGTELSYAAEVCNAVTDIWQPTPERPVILNLPATVEMATPNVYADSIEWMNRNLERRDGVILSLHPHNDRGTGIAAAELGYQAGADRIEGCLFGNGERTGNVDLVALGMNMFSQGIDPQIDFSDIDEVKRTVEYCNQLPVHERHPWGGDLVFTAFSGSHQDAINKGFDALRRAADKAGVPFEQYPWEVPYLPIDPKDVGRSYEAVIRVNSQSGKGGVAYIMKTEHQLDLPRRLQIEFSQVIQRYTDSEGGEVDPRTMWDAFAKEYLETETPLQLINQHVTANGDYQLRATVRVDGEEQDITGSGNGPIAAFFDALSTVGYDLRLLDYSEHTLTPGDDARAASYIECAIGDKVFWGIGIDPSIVTASLRAVVSAVNRAHR, encoded by the coding sequence ATGACCACGCCCGAACCCATTTCGAACCGCGTACGCACGCCGTCCCGTCCGGCTCCGGCCGACCAGCCCGCGTGGAACCCGCAGCGCGGTAGTTCGTTGCCGGTGCACCGGTACCAGCCCTGGTACAAGCTGGTGGAGGACATCCGGCTGCCGGATCGCACGTGGCCGGACAAGCACATCGAGCGTGCGCCGTTGTGGTGCGCGGTGGATCTGCGTGACGGCAACCAGGCCCTGATCGATCCGATGTCGCCCGCCCGCAAGCGCAAGTTCTTCGAGTTGCTGGTGCGGATGGGGTACAAGGAGATCGAGGTCGGGTTCCCGGCGGCGAGTCAGACCGATTTCGATTTCGTGCGGGAAATCATCGAGGACGGCGCGATCCCGGAGGACGTGCGGATCCAGGTGCTGACGCAGTGCCGTCCGGAGCTGATCGAGCGCACCTTCCAGTCCCTGGAGGGCGCGCCGCGGGCGATCGTGCACATCTACAACTCGACCTCGATCCTGCAGCGGCGGGTGGTGTTCCGGGAGGAGCGCGAGGGCATCAAGAAGATCGCCCTGCAGGCAGCGGATCTGGTGGTGGAGTACGCGCAGAAGTACTCCGACACCGATTTCCGCTTTCAGTACTCGCCGGAGTCCTACACCGGCACCGAGTTGTCGTACGCGGCGGAGGTGTGCAACGCGGTCACCGACATCTGGCAGCCCACCCCGGAGCGGCCGGTGATCCTGAACCTGCCCGCCACCGTCGAGATGGCCACCCCGAACGTCTACGCGGACTCGATCGAGTGGATGAACCGCAACCTGGAACGCCGCGATGGGGTGATCCTGTCGCTGCATCCGCACAACGACCGGGGCACCGGGATCGCCGCGGCGGAGCTGGGCTACCAGGCCGGGGCGGACCGCATCGAGGGATGCCTGTTCGGCAACGGTGAGCGCACCGGCAACGTGGACCTGGTGGCGCTGGGCATGAACATGTTCAGCCAGGGTATCGATCCGCAGATCGACTTCTCCGACATCGACGAGGTCAAGCGCACCGTCGAGTACTGCAACCAGCTGCCGGTGCACGAACGTCACCCATGGGGTGGTGACCTGGTGTTCACCGCCTTCTCGGGCAGTCACCAGGACGCGATCAACAAGGGTTTCGACGCGCTGCGCCGCGCCGCGGACAAGGCCGGCGTGCCGTTCGAGCAGTACCCGTGGGAGGTGCCCTACCTGCCCATCGACCCGAAGGACGTGGGCCGCAGCTACGAGGCCGTGATCCGGGTCAACTCGCAGTCCGGCAAGGGCGGGGTGGCCTACATCATGAAGACCGAGCACCAGCTCGACCTGCCCCGCCGCCTGCAGATCGAGTTCTCCCAGGTCATCCAGCGCTACACCGATTCCGAAGGCGGCGAGGTCGACCCGCGGACCATGTGGGACGCCTTCGCCAAGGAATACCTGGAAACCGAAACGCCGCTGCAGCTGATCAACCAGCACGTCACCGCCAACGGCGACTACCAGTTGCGCGCCACCGTCCGGGTGGACGGCGAGGAACAGGACATCACCGGCTCGGGCAACGGCCCCATCGCCGCCTTCTTCGACGCCCTGTCCACCGTCGGCTACGACCTGAGGCTGCTCGACTACAGCGAACACACCCTCACCCCCGGCGACGACGCCCGAGCAGCCTCCTACATCGAATGCGCCATCGGCGACAAGGTGTTCTGGGGCATCGGCATCGACCCGTCGATCGTGACGGCGTCGCTGCGGGCCGTGGTATCGGCCGTCAACCGCGCCCACCGCTGA
- a CDS encoding LysR family transcriptional regulator, whose product MDIGRLRVLREFADRGSVTAAARALHLTPSAVSQQLRALQAEVGLVLTEPAGRGLRLTDAGRALVVRADEVIAALERAESELDAFRSAPRGRVRVAIFPSAALMLLPGLLHRVAGRDSLEVEIRDVDMTPAEVPELVADFDIVVTHRDEHAAPFPPARLDVVHLLREPLDVALPPGHRLARRRRVGLTDLAGEQWISVDVGFPVDDVLRSLAVRTGVRAEIKQRINDFRVIEALVAAGHGIALLPRYLTGVGSRRLVRRPLAGIRAARHIEAVMRTGAGTRPAVATVLDLLHAEAAEVTTKA is encoded by the coding sequence ATGGACATCGGTCGGTTGCGGGTGCTGCGGGAGTTCGCCGACCGCGGCAGCGTGACGGCCGCGGCACGTGCCCTGCACCTGACGCCGTCGGCGGTGTCGCAGCAGCTCAGAGCGTTGCAGGCGGAGGTCGGGCTGGTCCTCACCGAGCCGGCTGGGCGCGGGTTGCGGCTCACCGACGCGGGCCGTGCGCTGGTGGTGCGCGCGGACGAGGTGATCGCGGCGCTGGAGAGGGCCGAGTCCGAGCTGGACGCCTTCCGCAGTGCGCCGCGGGGCCGGGTGCGGGTCGCGATCTTCCCGTCGGCCGCGTTGATGCTGCTGCCAGGTTTGTTGCACCGGGTCGCCGGGCGCGACAGCCTTGAGGTGGAGATCCGGGATGTCGACATGACACCGGCGGAGGTGCCGGAACTGGTGGCGGACTTCGACATCGTGGTCACCCACCGCGACGAGCACGCCGCACCGTTCCCGCCCGCGCGTCTCGACGTCGTGCACCTGCTGCGGGAGCCGCTGGACGTGGCGCTCCCACCCGGCCACCGCCTCGCCCGACGCCGCCGCGTGGGCCTCACCGATCTCGCCGGGGAGCAGTGGATCTCGGTCGACGTGGGTTTCCCGGTCGACGACGTACTGCGCTCACTGGCCGTGCGGACCGGGGTGCGAGCGGAGATCAAGCAGCGCATCAACGACTTCCGGGTGATCGAGGCACTGGTCGCGGCCGGCCACGGCATCGCACTGCTGCCGAGGTACCTGACGGGGGTCGGCTCACGCCGCCTGGTGCGCCGCCCGCTGGCAGGCATCCGCGCGGCGCGCCATATCGAAGCGGTGATGCGCACAGGCGCCGGAACGCGCCCGGCGGTGGCCACCGTGCTGGACCTCCTGCACGCCGAGGCGGCCGAGGTGACGACGAAGGCGTAG